The following coding sequences lie in one Glycine max cultivar Williams 82 chromosome 19, Glycine_max_v4.0, whole genome shotgun sequence genomic window:
- the LOC102669147 gene encoding uncharacterized protein, with the protein MVFLELKQGNMIMAKYAAKFEELVRYFPHYQGRDGESSKCVKFLNGLRPEVKQAMNYQGVYQFTLLVNMCRIWDEDSRHRAAYYRSTGLMKNKKNRSKNLGKPYPTPPKQHGILPQNQRTTVMGFASGSGSKPTTFPTQIICFRCGKPSHISSNYTNKDRICFNYRKNGHIQRNCPYPKKEQNGGVLNDQTEHSKATGRVFTLNGVEASKSKDLIQE; encoded by the exons ATGGTGTTCCTAGAGCTCAAGCAGGGAAACATGATTATGGCTAAATATGCAGCCAAGTTTGAGGAATTAGTGAGGTATTTTCCTCACTACCAAGGAAGAGATGGTGAAAGTTCAAAATGTGTGAAGTTTCTGAACGGCTTGCGGCCTGAGGTGAAGCAAGCTATGAACTATCAAGGTGTCTATCAGTTTACACTTTTGGTGAACATGTGTCGAATTTGGGATGAGGACTCCCGACACAGGGCGGCCTATTATAGGAGTACGGgcctaatgaaaaataaaaagaatagatCTAAAAATCTGGGAAAACCATATCCAACCCCTCCTAAGCAACATGGTATTCTCCCCCAAAATCAGAGGACTACTGTTATGGGGTTTGCTAGTGGTAGTGGTAGCAAACCCACTACTTTCCCAACCCAAATCATTTGTTTCAGGTGTGGTAAGCCAAGCCACATCTCCTCAAACTATACCAATAAGGATAGGATCTGCTTCAACTATAGGAAGAACGGGCATATTCAGAGAAATTGCCCATATCCCAAGAAGGAGCAGAATGGTGGGGTTCTAAATGACCAAACTGAACATTCAAAGGCCACGGGAAGGGTCTTTACTCTTAACGGTGTCGAAGCTTCGAAATCCAAAGATCTAATCCAAG AGTGA